A stretch of the Thunnus thynnus chromosome 7, fThuThy2.1, whole genome shotgun sequence genome encodes the following:
- the LOC137186220 gene encoding mediator of RNA polymerase II transcription subunit 13-like isoform X1: MSSCFVPNGASLEDCHSNLFCLADLTGIKWRRFVWQGPTSSPILFPVTEEDPILCSFSRCLAADVLSVWRRHHTPGRRELWLFWWGDDPSFAELIHNELSSEEDGEWESGLSYECRTLLFKAIHNLLERCLMNRGFVRIGKWFVKPYQKEEKTINKSEHLSCAFTFFVHGDSNVCTSVEIAQHQPLQRLSEEHLSLAQQSSSPLQVILSPYGLNGTLTGQAFKMSDHPTQKLIEEWRQFYPIGPNPKEVQEDKMEDTDWEDDSLAAVEVLVAGVRMVYPSCLVLLPLSDLPAVVPQGSANTSGSLCGAQQGQAAHRDPAMSSVTLTPPTSPEEAQTDYQPAQRWLKLSSASDGYSSNNSLHGGKIPRRLASQMVESVWQEYNINRTGNKRKFTTLTNGTCEEESDKSGLWDFVEPTHRPHCNCSRHKNQKQRSSSTSGHPPSSGQPAQPAPKHKLGEKLEKGEKQQKRPQTPFHHRNSVSEEQSLEPQTQRLCLRTQEEGSYPSLHHVDTAPSKAPTLHTHGPPADLVGSPPPPPLSPHPCDHVEGDMTPGGMKNSSTPIHQPFYPPSVEPCLLPQKGSSEEPQLENMSMPLPFPPAFNETMEPTIFVGSAINPNEDSTHNPWKYFNLPRKKASNFLTPQLPVDRIRDDSGGGGGTESVVSVTELMSGSTHPLKVSQELVKTYAQRRNSHLSSTTGDGEHGEEPDPYAFVEGDEEFSFTEKKDKPGADRDGNKKHKGDEGTGTTADDGQGPSGSKPSASTSLIHENDLAVSYSDLDKIFNSDEDELALSASVHPGSKRAGVGTEDKFGCKDAKPATLDPLSCISSADLHQMFPTPPSLEQQGYSPMNSGSKDSLEAGAGLTLLDGSQLNNHFKMEVEEGFCSPKPSEIKDFSFVYKPETSQPFIGCSMYAPLKALPSQCLLPIKLPEDCVYTPSWTLGKMELIPPVTNVNLLTKDSNVPSVEPDYSQTYTPQTHTPFMSSSAPPSNSGTGILPSPATPRFSVPTPRTPRTPRTPRGPSSVQGSLKYDNSELYSPASTPSTCRPLSSVEPATVPSIPEAHSLYVTLILSESVMNLFKDCNFDSCCVCVCNMNIRGADVGVYLKDNGEAQYPCTCGFSAVANRRFGQSAGLFLEDELDVVVRGSDASRDTERCFEELRASTTHKAGSLKEKPPDELILLLQDQCTNPFAPMAGVEYPKPSSTPSSFLRVEERDCYNDCYMALEHGRQFMDNMSGGKVDEALVKSTCLHQWPKCKSADMSKLFSQDVLRVLLSLQPVLQDTIQKKRSVRSWGVQGPLTWQQFHKMAGRGSYGTDESPEPLPIPTFLVGYEYDFVVLSPFGLPYWEKLLLDPFGSQRDVGFVVICPENEALLCRAKTFFKDLSAMYEACQLGQHRPICKSHPEGILKVGTTEGRSMTEQPLSDWFLKMAARDGNNEAFNKLKLFAQVCRYDLAPYLSEQSLDSSLLSQRSPAVASSSSQTSSSSSTSSGPQSTNTTSSSTSSAQPAQVNSTPPSSSSGSQTIGGMATAKPSSYSQFGTAGLQGSTSQNGPQSNPQGSGALAENGPSANQPQVPTETPESTMERDKVGKPTDGESHAVSYPPAIVVYIVDPFSYEDADREVHSSTYTLGLLRCYMEMLQFLPAHIRNAVSVQIVPCQYLLQPVHSGERHLYGQHLKSLAFSVFTQCRRPLPNSTNFKALTGFGPGLAIDMALKNPERPECLRLYTPPFILAPVKDKQTELGETFGEASQKYNVLFVGYCLSHDQRWLLASCTDQHGELLETCIISIDVPNRARRKKGSARRVGLQKLWEWCLGLVQVTSLPWRVVIGRLGRMGHGELRDWSILLSRRNLQSLSKRLKETCRMCGISAADTPSILSACLVAMEPQGSFVIMPDSVSTGSVFGRSTTLNMQTSQLSTPQDTSCTHILVFPTSAMVQVNTNTPEPIDINFNPINPDGSDGMVIFDLFDNDMVDPDLINILPNSPTTSPVHSPGSHYHQGGDGSKGQSADRMESHEEALNILQQPMALGYFVSTAKTGPLPDWFWSACPQAQNQCPLFLKASLHLHVSSVQSDELLHSKHSHPLDSNHTSDVLRFVLEQYNALSWLTCDPATQDRRSCLPVHFVVLTQMYNFIMNML, encoded by the exons ATGAGTTCGTGCTTTGTACCAAACGGGGCCAGTTTGGAGGACTGCCACTCCAACCTCTTCTGCCTG gCTGATTTGACCGGGATAAAATGGCGGCGTTTTGTGTGGCAAGGACCCACCTCATCGCCTATCCTTTTCCCTGTGACTGAGGAGGACCCTATCTTGTGTAGTTTCAGCCGATGCTTGGCGGCAGATGTGCTGAGTGTGTGGAGAAGGCACCACACCCCGGGTCGCAGAGAGCTCTGGCTTTTCTGGTGGGGGGATGACCCCAGTTTCGCTGAGCTTATCCATAATGAGCTCTCAA GTGAGGAGGATGGCGAGTGGGAGAGTGGCCTGTCCTACGAGTGTCGAACACTCCTGTTCAAAGCCATCCACAACCTGCTGGAGCGCTGTCTCATGAACCGTGGCTTTGTTCGCATTGGCAAGTGGTTCGTTAAGCCCTACCAGAAGGAGGAGAAGACCATTAACAAAAG CGAGCACCTGTCCTGCGCGTTCACCTTCTTCGTACACGGTGACAGCAACGTGTGCACGAGTGTGGAGATTGCTCAACATCAGCCTCTTCAGCGACTCAGCGAGGAGCACCTCAGCCTCGCCCAGCAGAGCTCCAGCCCCTTGCAAG TCATCCTGAGCCCGTACGGCTTGAACGGGACCCTCACAGGCCAGGCTTTTAAGATGTCAGACCACCCAACTCAGAAGCTCATTGAGGAGTGGCGGCAGTTTTATCCCATTGGCCCCAATCCCAAGGAGGTCCAGGAGGACAAGATGGAGGATACAGACTGGGAGGACGACTCCCTGGCAGCTGTGGAGGTCCTTGTCG CGGGAGTAAGGATGGTTTACCCTTCCTGCCTGGTGCTACTCCCCCTGTCGGACCTCCCTGCTGTGGTCCCTCAGGGCTCAGCCAACACCTCAGGAAGCCTGTGCGGTGCTCAGCAGGGCCAGGCTGCTCACAGAGATCCTGCCATGTCCTCTGTCACTCTGACTCCTCCAACGTCACCAGAGGAGGCTCAGACCG ATTATCAGCCTGCGCAGAGGTGGCTAAAACTGTCCTCTGCATCCGATGGCTACAGCTCTAACAACAGTCTTCATGGGGGTAAAATCCCTCGCAGGCTGGCTAGCCAGATGGTGGAGTCAGTGTGGCAGGAGTATAACATAAATCGTACAGGGAACAA GAGGAAGTTTACTACCTTGACCAATGGGACTTGTGAGGAGGAGTCAGATAAAAGTGGACTTTGGGATTTCGTGGAGCCTACTCACAGGCCACATTGTAATTGCTCAAG ACATAAGAATCAGAAACAGCGATCAAGCAGCACCTCAGGACACCCGCCTTCATCAGGCCAGCCTGCCCAGCCAGCCCCCAAGCACAAGTTGGGCGAGAAGCTGGAGAAGGGGGAGAAGCAGCAGAAGAGGCCGCAGACGCCTTTTCACCACCGCAACTCTGTGAGTGAGGAGCAGTCCCTGGAGCCACAGACCCAGAGGCTTTGTTTAAGAACACAGGAGGAGGGCTCATATCCCAGCCTGCACCACGTGGACACAGCGCCCTCCAAAGCCCCCACGCTGCACACGCATGGCCCCCCCGCTGACCTCGTCGGATCCccgcctccccctcctctcagcCCGCATCCCTGCGACCATGTAGAAGGTGATATGACTCCAGGTGGCATGAAGAACTCGTCCACCCCCATTCACCAACCGTTCTACCCCCCGTCGGTAGAGCCTTGTCTGCTGCCACAGAAGGGCTCGTCTGAGGAGCCTCAACTAGAGAACATGTCCATGCCTCTGCCTTTCCCGCCAGCCTTCAATGAAACCATGGAGCCCACCATCTTTGTCGGTTCAGCCATCAACCCCAATGAGGATTCCACCCACAACCCCTGGAAGTATTTCAACCTACCCAGGAAGAAGGCCTCTAACTTCCTGACACCCCAGCTACCTGTGGATAGAATCCGAGATGATtctggaggaggtggagggacAGAGAGTGTAGTTTCCGTCACTGA GTTGATGTCAGGCTCCACACACCCTCTGAAGGTGTCCCAGGAACTGGTTAAGACTTACGCCCAGCGGAGAAACAGCCATCTTTCCTCCACCACAGGAGACGGAGAACATGGCGAGGAGCCGGATCCTTACGCCTTTGTAGAGGGAGACGAAGAGTTCAGCTTCACTGAGAAGAAGGACAAGCCTGGAGCTGACAGAGACGGCAACAAGAAACACAAG GGGGATGAAGGAACTGGGACAACAGCTGATG ATGGTCAGGGTCCATCAGGTAGTAAACCTTCAGCCTCAACCAGCCTCATCCATGAGAACGACTTGGCTGTGTCCTACAGCGACCTGGATAAAATCTTCAACTCGGATGAAGATGAGTTAGCGCTAAGTGCATCAGTACAT CCTGGATCCAAAAGAGCTGGAGTTGGTACAGAGGACAAGTTTGGCTGTAAAGATGCGAAACCGGCCACGTTGGACCCCCTGTCTTGCATAA GCTCAGCGGACCTGCACCAGATGTTTCCCACCCCGCCTTCCCTGGAGCAGCAGGGCTACTCGCCCATGAACTCCGGGAGCAAGGATAGCCTGGAAGCGGGGGCAGGCCTCACCCTGTTGGACGGCAGCCAGCTCAACAACCACTTCaagatggaggtggaggagggttTCTGCAGCCCGAAGCCATCTGAAATAAAG GACTTCTCCTTTGTGTACAAGCCGGAGACGTCTCAGCCCTTCATCGGCTGTTCCATGTACGCCCCTCTGAAGGCTCTACCCAGCCAGTGTCTGTTGCCTATCAAACTGCCAGAAGACTGTGTGTACACACCCAGCTGGACCCTGGGCAAAATGGAACTGATACCCCCGGTGACGAACGTCAATCTCCTCACCAAAGACAG TAACGTCCCCAGTGTGGAgccagactacagtcagacctACACCCCTCAGACCCACACACCCTTCATGTCCAGCAGTGCACCTCCCAGCAACAGCGGAACGGGCATCCTTCCTTCCCCAGCCACGCCACGTTTCTCCGTGCCCACGCCTCGCACACCACGCACTCCACGGACTCCCCGCGGCCCTTCGAGCGTCCAGGGCTCGCTCAAGTATGACAACTCTGAACTTTACTCCCCGGCCTCCACGCCCTCCACCTGTCGACCGCTTAGCTCCGTGGAGCCAGCCACTGTACCTTCCATCCCTGAGGCCCACAGCCTCTACGTCACCCTCATACTCTCCGAGTCAGTCATGAACCTCTTCAAGGACTGCAACTTCGACAGTTGCTGTGTGTGCGTCTGCAACATGAACATCCGAGGGGCAGATGTAGGCGTGTACCTCAAGGACAACGGCGAGGCTCAGTACCCCTGCACATGCGGCTTCAGCGCCGTCGCCAATCGACGCTTCGGCCAGTCAGCCGGGCTCTTTTTGGAGGACGAACTGGACGTGGTGGTGCGTGGCTCAGACGCCAGTCGGGATACAGAGCGGTGTTTCGAAGAGCTGCGAGCTTCCACAACACACAAGGCTGGCAGCTTGAAGGAGAAACCCCCAGATgagctgatcctgctgctgcaggaccAGTGCACCAACCCGTTCGCCCCTATGGCAGGTGTGGAGTACCCCAAACCGAGCTCGACCCCCAGTTCTTTCCTGAGGGTGGAAGAGAGGGACTGTTATAATGACTGCTACATGGCACTGGAGCATGGCAGGCAGTTCATGGACAATATGTCAGGTGGCAAAGTAGATGAAGCACTAGTGAAAAGCACCTGTCTTCACCAGTGGCcaaaatgcaaat CAGCGGATATGAGCAAGCTATTCTCTCAGGACGTCCTGCGGGTGTTGTTATCCCTCCAGCCTGTGCTGCAGGACACCATTCAGAAGAAGAGGAGTGTGCGCTCATGGGGCGTACAGGGACCGCTCACCTGGCAACAGTTCCACAAGATGGCAGGGAGGGGATCATATG GTACAGATGAGTCTCCCGAGCCTCTGCCCATCCCCACCTTTTTGGTCGGTTATGAGTATGATTTCGTGGTGCTGTCTCCTTTTGGATTGCCCTACTGGGAGAAGCTTCTCCTGGATCCTTTTGGTTCTCAGAGGGATGTGGGTTTCGTCGTCATTTGCCCAGAAAATGAAGCCTTGCTCTGCAGAGCCAAGACCTTCTTCAAAGATCTGAGTGCTATGTATGAG GCATGCCAGCTTGGGCAGCACAGGCCCATCTGTAAGAGTCACCCAGAGGGCATACTGAAGGTTGGCACCACAGAGGGCAGGAGCATGACGGAGCAGCCCCTTAGCGACTGGTTTCTTAAGATGGCTGCCAGAGACGGAAACAATGAAGCCTTTAATAAGCTCAAACTCTTTGCTCAAGTGTGCCGCTATGATCTAG CTCCGTACCTGTCAGAGCAGTCTTTGGATAGCTCTCTATTGTCCCAGCGCAGCCCTGCTGtggcttcctcctcctcccagacCTCCAGCTCTTCCAGCACCTCCTCAGGACCCCAGAGCACCAACACTACCAGCTCCAGCACCAGCTCTGCCCAGCCTGCCCAGGTCAACAGCACccctccctcctcatcctcaggATCCCAGACTATCGGGGGAATGGCAACAGCCAAGCCAAGCTCCTACTCCCAGTTTGGGACAGCAGGGCTGCAAGGCAGCACGTCTCAGAATGGACCCCAGTCAAACCCGCAGGGCTCAGGAGCTCTGGCAGAAAACGGACCTTCTGCCAACCAGCCACAAGTGCCCACTGAGACGCCAGAGAG CACAATGGAAAGAGACAAAGTGGGCAAGCCAACGGACGGAGAGTCACACGCTGTGTCTTACCCGCCTGCCATCGTGGTGTATATCGTGGACCCTTTCAGCTACGAAGACGCAGACAGAGAGGTCCACTCCAGCACCTACACACTGGGCCTACTGCGCTGCTACATGGAGATGCTGCAGTTCCTTCCTGCTCACATCAGAAACGCTGTCTCAGTACAG aTTGTTCCTTGCCAGTATCTGCTGCAGCCGGTGCACAGCGGGGAGCGCCACCTCTACGGCCAGCACCTCAAGTCCCTGGCCTTCTCCGTGTTCACTCAGTGTCGTCGGCCTCTGCCCAACTCCACCAACTTCAAGGCTCTGACAGGCTTCGGCCCCGGTCTTGCCATCGACATGGCACTCAAGAACCCAGAG AGGCCTGAGTGTCTGCGTCTGTATACGCCGCCCTTCATTTTGGCTCCAGTGAAAGACAAGCAGACGGAACTCGGGGAGACGTTCGGCGAGGCGTCTCAGAAGTACAACGTCCTGTTTGTTGGCTACTGTCTGTCCCATGACCAGCGCTGGCTGCTGGCCTCCTGCACTGACCAACATGGAGAACTGCTTGAGACATGCATCATTAGTATTGATGTCCCAAACAG GGCTCGCAGGAAAAAGGGCTCAGCCAGGCGAGTGGGGTTGCAGAAGCTGTGGGAGTGGTGTCTCGGCCTGGTGCAAGTGACATCGCTGCCATGGAGGGTGGTGATTGGACGGCTCGGTAGAATGGGCCACGGCGAGCTGAGAG ACTGGAGTATTCTGCTGAGCAGGAGGAACTTGCAGTCCCTCAGTAAACGTCTGAAGGAGACATGTAGGATGTGTGGCATCTCTGCTGCGGACACACCCAGCATCCTTAGCGCCTGTCTGGTTGCTATGGAGCCCCAAGGCTCATTTGTCATCATGCCAG ATTCGGTGTCAACAGGTTCGGTGTTTGGTCGTAGCACTACACTCAACATGCAAACGTCGCAGCTGAGCACACCTCAGGACACATCCTGCACACACATCTTGGTGTTCCCCACCTCGGCGATGGTGCAGGTCAACACTAACACTCCAGAGCCCATCGACATCAACTTCAACCCCATAAATCCTG ATGGTTCTGATGGAATGGTTATCTTTGACCTGTTTGACAATGACATGGTGGATCCCGACCTCATCAACATCCTGCCCAACTCCCCCACTACGTCCCCAGTTCATTCTCCTGGCTCCCACTACCACCAGGGGGGAGATGGAAGCAAG GGCCAGAGTGCAGATCGTATGGAGTCCCACGAGGAGGCCCTGAACATCCTGCAGCAGCCGATGGCTCTGGGCTACTTTGTCTCCACAGCCAAGACTGGACCACTGCCTGACTGGTTCTGGTCAGCCTGCCCTCAAGCCCAGAACCAGTGCCCACTCTTCCTCAAG GCCTCTCTGCACCTGCACGTGTCTTCAGTCCAATCAGACGAGCTTCTGCACAGTAAACACTCCCACCCCTTGGACTCCAACCACACCTCTGATGTGCTCAG ATTTGTTCTAGAGCAATACAATGCCCTCTCCTGGCTGACATGCGATCCTGCGACCCAGGACCGGCGCTCCTGTCTGCCCGTTCACTTTGTGGTGCTCACCCAGATGTACAACTTTATCATGAACATGCTCTGA